The stretch of DNA AGCGGCCGGCATATAGAAATAGAAGGAGGGGCCCGGACCTGCAACGCTACAAGAGGGCCGTGAGGTAGTTTTGCTCCCTTTTACCTGCTCTACTAAAAACAAACAGCCAGGCCTAGCGCACCCGCGTCCAGTAATGAGAGCGGCCAATGAAGGGAAAGCCAATGTAGCCCTTCACCTCCAGGCGGTTTTTGGAAAGGAGGCGAAGATAGCAGGAGTAGGTGCGGCCATTATTGGGGTCATAGATTTCGCCGTCTTCCCAGCGTGCGTCACTGGCATCGTAGCGCAGGCCGCGCAGAACCTGCAGGTTTAGGAGCGGATGCTGGCGCTTTGTAGCGTCGGGGTTATGAGCATCAAGCTGGGGCCTGCGGGCGGCGCTATCCGCCATGGGCTGCAGCCACACCAGCTTGCCGCACAGCTGCTTATCGTTGCAGGTATACAGCTCAATGTGCGTGTTGCTGGAGTCATCAAGCCAGACACCAACGGGAGAGAGGCCCTGGCCCAAGCCTGTGGTTGAGACGCACAGGCCTAGGGCCAGGGCAGATAAACGCATAAACCAAGGAGTGCGCTGTGTCATAAGTTGCTCTCTAAAGCAATAGGAAGGAGTGCTGATGATGCTTACTACCAAGTAACGGTAAGATAATTAACAAAAAAGCGACGCTTCTGAGTAGAAGCGTCGCTTACAAGATAATGGCCTAGTACTAGTGAAATCTAGCGTACTCGCGTCCAGGTCTGAGACTTACCAATCAGCGAGAAGCCAATGTAGCCTTTCACCTCCATGGTGTTCTGGTTTTCCATCTTCATGTAGCAGGAGTAAGTTTTGCCGCTTTCGGGGTCATAGATCTTACCGTCGTCCCACTTATTGTCTTCGTCATACTCAAAGCCCTGCATAAATACCAGGCCCAGGCGCGGACGGCTGCGCAGCTTGGGGTCGGGGTTCATGGAGTCAGTTTTGGGCTTGCCGGTCTTAGGATCGTTCGGGACCGTGAGCGATACAATTTTGCCACAGAGCTTATTGCCACACTGGTAAATCTCAAAGGTGGCTTTCTTCTCGGAGTTGGTCCAGACGCCCAAGGGGGAGAGTTTTTGGGCCGAGGCAGCGCCAATCACACCAAGCAACAGGGTTAGACAAAGGAACAGGGTTTTTCTCATGGTGATAGGGAAGTGTGGGTTTTTCGTGAAAAAGATAAAACAAAAACTGATCAGTCCAGCCAGTTACCTGTAGTGTTTGTGCGCAGAGGAATAGACAAGTTTGAGGCCAGAGAAAATAGAGTGGGCATTTGCTACCGTGGTAAAAAAATAAAGCCCCTGATCATCAAGGGTATGCCCAGTAAACGGGCTGGGGCGCGTAAATAATGGCCTTTTTATTTTGAACCATCCGGGGGGATTTTAACTTTACTAACCGTAGCGAGTGCTACAGCCCCCGCCAAGCAGCCCTAAGGTGCTGGGAAGCGAAGCCCGGGTTATGTCGGATCTAAAGAAAGGAGGTACAAAATGTCTAGTAGTCCCAAACAAATCCTGCCAAGCCTGTCGAATGTAGTCCGCTTCACCGCCGGACGCGCTTAACAACAGCTTTCGCGCGGAATT from Hymenobacter taeanensis encodes:
- a CDS encoding DUF2147 domain-containing protein; the encoded protein is MRKTLFLCLTLLLGVIGAASAQKLSPLGVWTNSEKKATFEIYQCGNKLCGKIVSLTVPNDPKTGKPKTDSMNPDPKLRSRPRLGLVFMQGFEYDEDNKWDDGKIYDPESGKTYSCYMKMENQNTMEVKGYIGFSLIGKSQTWTRVR
- a CDS encoding DUF2147 domain-containing protein, encoding MRLSALALGLCVSTTGLGQGLSPVGVWLDDSSNTHIELYTCNDKQLCGKLVWLQPMADSAARRPQLDAHNPDATKRQHPLLNLQVLRGLRYDASDARWEDGEIYDPNNGRTYSCYLRLLSKNRLEVKGYIGFPFIGRSHYWTRVR